A genomic window from Lotus japonicus ecotype B-129 chromosome 1, LjGifu_v1.2 includes:
- the LOC130721845 gene encoding protein DCL homolog, chloroplastic, with translation MASSSSSPLSPTQSHIHSLGNPSSSFRSPPLILSFRFYWSASLPLHTRLSALKAAAAAASSDAADNLLRKPLITPRKDPAGVLEEHGYAYEEEDDEEEEEEDKWVDWEDQILEDTVPLVGFVRTILHSGHYESGDRLSPEHEKTILEKLLPFHPESEKKIGCGIDYITIGYHPQFDRSRCLFIVRKDGELVDFSYWKCIKGLIRKNYPLYADSFILRHFRKRSRNL, from the exons AtggcttcttcatcttcttctccactGTCCCCAACACAGTCACATATCCACTCCCTCGGTaacccttcttcctctttccgCTCCCCTCCGCTCATTCTATCTTTCCGTTTCTACTGGAGCGCCTCGTTGCCACTTCACACTCGTCTCTCCGCTCTCaaagctgctgctgctgctgcttcttctgATGCTGCTGACAATTTGCTTCGGAAACCGCTAATTACTCCGCGGAAGGACCCAGCTGGAGTTTTGGAGGAACATGGGTATGcctatgaagaagaagatgatgaagaagaagaagaggaagataaaTGGGTTGACTGGGAGGACCAGATTTTGGAGGATACCGTTCCTTTGGTTGGATTTGTCAGGACGATTCTTCATTCTGGACA TTATGAAAGTGGAGATAGACTAAGTCCGGAGCATGAGAAAACCATTCTTGAGAAGCTGCTTCCCTTTCATCCagaatctgagaagaagatcGGATGTGGAATTGATTATATAACG ATTGGATACCATCCTCAATTTGATCGATCTAGGTGTTTGTTCATAGTACGGAAGGATGGAGAGCTGGTTGACTTTTCATATTGGAAATGCATTAAGGGTTTGATTAGAAAGAATTATCCATTATATGCAGACAGTTTCATTCTCAGACACTTCAGGAAGCGGAGTCGTAATCTGTGA
- the LOC130721831 gene encoding uncharacterized protein LOC130721831 isoform X2, with translation MPPFSSTSKALRSLASRRNGFTQLIRSSNSAEKKLDGCRCFTSIADRATHPIQPFGSRTGFAPITGVFKSINNNSVQSRHFLGCGDGEEGVLSKTYEEKRVLGYSPEQLFEVVAAVDFYHGFVPWCQKSNILKHFPDGSFDAELEIGFKFLVESYVSHVELERPKRIKTTVSQSTLFDHLINVWEFNPGPVPGTCSLYFLVDFKFQSPLYSQIASMFFKEVASRMVGSFTERCRVIYGPEVRVLEKSYGENA, from the exons ATGCCGCCATTTTCTTCCACCTCGAAGGCACTTCGCTCCTTAGCATCACGCAGAAATGGATTCACTCAATTGATTAGGTCTAGCAACAGCGCTGAGAAAAAACTCGATGGTTGCCGATGCTTTACTTCCATTGCCGACAGAGCCACCCATCCGATTCAACCCTTTGGCTCTCGCACCGGTTTTGCCCCCATAACCGGAGTTTTCAAGAGTATCAATAATAATTCTGTGCAATCAAGGCACTTTCTTGGATgtggtgatggtgaagaaggtgTTCTATCTAAAACCTATGAGGAGAAGCGCGTTTTAGG GTACTCGCcggagcaattgtttgaggttgTTGCAGCTGTTGATTTCTATCACGGTTTTGTTCCGTGGTGTCAGAAGTCCAATATACTTAAACATTTTCCTGATGGGTCATTTGATGCTGAGTTGGAGATTGGGTTTAAATTTCTTGTTGAGAGTTATGTTTCTCATGTTGAATTGGAAAGACCGAAGCGTATCAAG ACAACTGTGTCACAGAGTACCCTATTTGACCATTTAATAAACGTATGGGAATTTAATCCTGGCCCGGTTCCAGGAACTTGCAGTCTTTATTTCTTGGTCGATTTTAAGTTTCAGTCTCCGCTTTACAGCCAG ATTGCATCAATGTTTTTCAAGGAGGTAGCCTCTAGGATGGTAGGTTCATTTACTGAGCGTTGCCGTGTGATATATGGACCGGAAGTGCGGGTCCTGGAAAAATCCTATGGAGAAAATGCATGA
- the LOC130721831 gene encoding uncharacterized protein LOC130721831 isoform X1 — MPPFSSTSKALRSLASRRNGFTQLIRSSNSAEKKLDGCRCFTSIADRATHPIQPFGSRTGFAPITGVFKSINNNSVQSRHFLGCGDGEEGVLSKTYEEKRVLGYSPEQLFEVVAAVDFYHGFVPWCQKSNILKHFPDGSFDAELEIGFKFLVESYVSHVELERPKRIKTTVSQSTLFDHLINVWEFNPGPVPGTCSLYFLVDFNFSKLDEVKL; from the exons ATGCCGCCATTTTCTTCCACCTCGAAGGCACTTCGCTCCTTAGCATCACGCAGAAATGGATTCACTCAATTGATTAGGTCTAGCAACAGCGCTGAGAAAAAACTCGATGGTTGCCGATGCTTTACTTCCATTGCCGACAGAGCCACCCATCCGATTCAACCCTTTGGCTCTCGCACCGGTTTTGCCCCCATAACCGGAGTTTTCAAGAGTATCAATAATAATTCTGTGCAATCAAGGCACTTTCTTGGATgtggtgatggtgaagaaggtgTTCTATCTAAAACCTATGAGGAGAAGCGCGTTTTAGG GTACTCGCcggagcaattgtttgaggttgTTGCAGCTGTTGATTTCTATCACGGTTTTGTTCCGTGGTGTCAGAAGTCCAATATACTTAAACATTTTCCTGATGGGTCATTTGATGCTGAGTTGGAGATTGGGTTTAAATTTCTTGTTGAGAGTTATGTTTCTCATGTTGAATTGGAAAGACCGAAGCGTATCAAG ACAACTGTGTCACAGAGTACCCTATTTGACCATTTAATAAACGTATGGGAATTTAATCCTGGCCCGGTTCCAGGAACTTGCAGTCTTTATTTCTTGGTCgatttcaatttttcaaaacTAGATGAAGTGAAACTGTAA